A window from Pyrococcus yayanosii CH1 encodes these proteins:
- a CDS encoding 50S ribosomal protein L18e — protein sequence MKRTGPTDPNLRRLIRYLRKKSNEEGVKIWKDIAWRLERPRRQRAEVNVSKINRYTKDGDMVVVPGSVLGAGKIDHRVIVAAWKFSETARRKIIEAGGEAITIEELVERNPKGSGVIIME from the coding sequence CCGGACCGACCGATCCGAACCTTAGGAGGCTCATCCGCTACCTTAGGAAGAAGTCAAACGAGGAAGGGGTTAAGATATGGAAGGACATAGCTTGGCGCCTTGAGAGGCCAAGAAGGCAGAGGGCTGAAGTGAACGTCAGCAAGATAAACCGCTACACCAAGGATGGCGATATGGTCGTTGTTCCGGGAAGCGTCCTCGGTGCCGGCAAAATTGACCATAGGGTCATTGTTGCCGCTTGGAAGTTCAGCGAAACTGCTAGGAGAAAGATAATCGAAGCAGGTGGAGAAGCCATCACGATTGAGGAGCTCGTTGAGAGGAACCCAAAGGGAAGTGGAGTAATCATAATGGAGTGA